From Desulfatibacillum aliphaticivorans DSM 15576, the proteins below share one genomic window:
- a CDS encoding PAS domain-containing hybrid sensor histidine kinase/response regulator, producing MSTQPKSPLPCAKGRERPHCARDLSRLGDSSDIFSAVINNANEAVLITQDGVIQAANKKAMEISGRTLEELSSKPFLEFLHPEDRQLAMERYLTRLDGREPEEKLWVVRLMDKSGGLRYLESRGAAIPYEGKAAVLHFFTDVTRRLQAEAQIRASEAQYRYLVENASDAICIIQDRELCFFNKAAADMLGYTPQEVLEIDLLDLVHPDFRERVVNAHLKRLKGEKVPNPYNFDAIAKSGKRINAQLTAAVIEWEGRPALLVLVRDVTESRKREEQIQQARRMEALGALAGGIAHDFNNLLMAVQGHASLMLLSSDLDRKKAKSLRCIEQCVRSGAELTSQLLGYAKGGKYQVRPHNLNTIIENTAAMFGRARKEIRIHLDLSPELWASEVDRAQIEQVLLNIYVNAWHAMDPGGDLFIRSCNCTVDEVQARGMEVAPGKFAKISITDTGVGMDEDTRKRIFEPFFTTREMGRGTGLGMASAYGIVKNHGGFIHVYSEKGRGATFSVFLAASQGCIREAAPENQAPALHRGRGLVLLADDEAMIRDVGGRMLHELGYEVITAADASEAVRLFRQNARDIKLVILDVIMPGSGVDEALKIIRKSSPEARILLSSGYSVEGQARSLMEMGCHGFIQKPFDIEELAGKIHAIQAN from the coding sequence ATGTCAACACAGCCTAAAAGCCCCTTGCCTTGCGCAAAGGGGAGAGAACGCCCGCACTGCGCCCGAGACCTGAGTCGGCTTGGCGATTCTTCAGATATTTTTTCAGCCGTCATAAATAACGCCAATGAAGCGGTGTTGATCACCCAGGACGGCGTGATTCAAGCGGCCAACAAAAAAGCCATGGAAATTTCCGGAAGAACCCTGGAGGAGCTGAGTTCCAAGCCCTTTTTGGAATTCCTCCACCCGGAAGACCGGCAATTGGCCATGGAGCGCTACTTGACGCGATTGGACGGCCGGGAGCCGGAGGAAAAGCTCTGGGTGGTGCGGCTTATGGATAAGAGCGGGGGATTACGATACCTGGAGTCCAGAGGCGCAGCCATCCCCTATGAAGGGAAGGCGGCGGTCCTGCACTTTTTCACGGACGTTACGCGCAGGCTCCAGGCGGAGGCGCAAATTCGCGCATCAGAGGCCCAATACCGGTATCTGGTGGAAAACGCTTCGGACGCCATATGCATTATTCAGGACCGGGAGCTTTGTTTTTTCAACAAGGCCGCCGCGGACATGCTGGGATACACGCCCCAAGAAGTGTTGGAAATTGATTTGCTGGACTTGGTGCACCCTGATTTTCGGGAGCGCGTCGTCAATGCGCATTTAAAACGTTTGAAGGGGGAAAAGGTTCCCAATCCCTATAACTTCGACGCCATCGCCAAGTCGGGAAAGCGCATCAACGCCCAGCTGACCGCCGCCGTGATCGAATGGGAGGGAAGGCCCGCCCTGTTGGTCCTGGTGCGGGACGTCACGGAATCCCGGAAGAGGGAGGAGCAAATCCAGCAGGCCCGGCGCATGGAGGCTTTGGGCGCCCTGGCGGGCGGGATCGCCCACGATTTCAACAACCTGCTGATGGCCGTGCAGGGCCACGCCTCGCTCATGCTGCTATCCTCGGACCTGGACCGGAAAAAAGCGAAAAGCCTTCGCTGCATCGAGCAGTGCGTGCGCAGCGGGGCGGAATTGACCAGCCAGCTGCTGGGCTACGCCAAAGGCGGCAAGTACCAGGTCAGGCCCCACAATCTCAATACGATCATTGAAAATACGGCGGCCATGTTCGGCAGGGCCAGAAAGGAAATCCGCATTCATCTGGACCTGTCCCCGGAGCTTTGGGCCTCTGAGGTGGACCGCGCCCAGATCGAGCAGGTTTTGCTGAATATATACGTCAATGCGTGGCACGCCATGGACCCGGGGGGCGATCTGTTCATACGCTCCTGCAATTGCACCGTGGACGAGGTTCAAGCCCGGGGCATGGAAGTCGCACCCGGAAAATTCGCCAAAATTTCCATTACGGATACGGGCGTGGGGATGGATGAGGATACCAGAAAGCGCATTTTCGAGCCCTTTTTCACCACCCGGGAGATGGGCCGGGGCACGGGCCTGGGAATGGCTTCCGCCTACGGCATCGTCAAGAACCACGGCGGGTTCATCCATGTTTACAGCGAAAAAGGCCGGGGCGCCACCTTTTCCGTTTTTCTGGCCGCCTCCCAAGGTTGCATCCGGGAAGCTGCGCCGGAAAATCAGGCGCCGGCCCTGCATCGGGGCCGGGGTTTGGTCCTGCTGGCGGACGATGAGGCCATGATCCGAGACGTGGGGGGGCGGATGCTCCATGAACTGGGATACGAAGTGATTACCGCTGCGGACGCATCGGAAGCGGTGCGGCTTTTTCGCCAAAACGCCCGGGACATCAAACTGGTCATCCTGGACGTGATCATGCCTGGATCCGGCGTGGACGAGGCTCTCAAAATTATCCGAAAATCCTCGCCCGAGGCCCGGATTCTTTTGTCCAGCGGCTACAGTGTGGAGGGGCAGGCCCGAAGCCTGATGGAGATGGGGTGCCACGGGTTTATCCAAAAACCCTTTGACATTGAAGAACTGGCGGGCAAAATCCACGCAATCCAAGCCAATTGA
- a CDS encoding XRE family transcriptional regulator: MVEKYPKSVALILWKSVWKQARQRGWIMAELARRTGISAQHLNAIKKGEKGMGEKTLNRFLKALDMDVEELLAQGAAPRPEGWEGPSGEGRPEFALVPKYKARLSGGPGSLSSSDEVEANFAFRADWIASKGGGESLALFEVTGDSMYPVICHGDVVLVDQSLSGPEDVISGRPYALVEGAHTKVKNLQWQGAELWVHSGKESGEPPYCLDQSAYFRIIGRVIWVGHEIS, from the coding sequence ATGGTTGAGAAATACCCCAAAAGTGTAGCCCTGATCCTATGGAAAAGCGTCTGGAAACAGGCCCGGCAGCGGGGATGGATCATGGCCGAACTGGCCCGCAGGACCGGCATTTCCGCCCAGCATCTGAACGCCATCAAAAAGGGGGAAAAGGGCATGGGCGAAAAGACCCTGAACCGTTTTCTGAAAGCCCTGGATATGGATGTGGAGGAGTTGCTGGCTCAAGGGGCCGCACCCCGGCCCGAAGGATGGGAAGGCCCCTCCGGAGAAGGAAGGCCGGAGTTCGCCCTGGTTCCCAAATACAAAGCCCGCCTGTCCGGGGGGCCGGGAAGCCTGAGCTCCTCGGATGAAGTGGAGGCCAATTTCGCCTTTCGGGCGGATTGGATCGCCTCCAAAGGGGGCGGGGAGAGCCTGGCCTTGTTTGAGGTGACGGGCGACTCCATGTACCCGGTCATCTGCCACGGAGACGTGGTCCTGGTGGACCAAAGCCTTTCCGGCCCGGAAGACGTCATCAGCGGCAGGCCCTACGCCCTGGTGGAGGGCGCCCACACCAAAGTGAAAAACCTCCAATGGCAGGGCGCCGAGTTATGGGTCCACTCAGGCAAGGAGTCGGGCGAACCGCCCTACTGCCTGGACCAAAGCGCCTATTTTCGAATTATTGGCAGGGTTATCTGGGT